The following proteins are co-located in the Thermococcus sp. M36 genome:
- a CDS encoding SemiSWEET family sugar transporter — MNTLLFQLSTEAIQLIGYVGSFLTSVTFIPQVIKSWKSKSVGDLSVVMLLIVITSTIVWLIYGFGIANG, encoded by the coding sequence ATGAATACATTATTATTTCAACTTTCAACAGAAGCTATACAGTTAATAGGTTACGTAGGTAGCTTTTTAACTTCTGTTACATTTATTCCTCAGGTAATAAAATCCTGGAAATCTAAAAGTGTTGGAGATTTAAGTGTGGTAATGCTTTTAATTGTAATTACAAGTACCATTGTTTGGTTAATATATGGATTTGGTATTGCCAATGGC